In a genomic window of Struthio camelus isolate bStrCam1 chromosome 16, bStrCam1.hap1, whole genome shotgun sequence:
- the LOC138061175 gene encoding uncharacterized protein codes for MPELRDSVLSGTKTAASLTVCGRAIVFPEYKLASVVRKPRVKPVAPVKPTWEEERRKADSRGKQGNLPANHLLFREQPPPPRIPALNMDKGKGDTGKGKAPPGSVLPAIRGSSSRKVEKGKRKQSAEARLPAVSPLSKSQERAGQVQQRSETQSRVQSGSSLAPAGKEEESAGKLREEKPSFQDVLQYCLAPDEDMTINVLFSRGE; via the exons atgccagagctgagggattcagtcctgtcgggcaccaaaactgctgcttctctcaccgtttgtggccgtgccattgtctttccaga gtacaagcttgcgagtgtagttagaaaaccccgcgtgaagcccgtggcacctgtgaagcccacatgggaagaggagaggagaaaagctgactccaggggcaagcaag gaaatctccctgccaaccacctgctcttcagagagcagcctcctccacccagaattcctgctctcaacatggacaaaggaaagggagacacaggcaagggcaaagctcctcctggcag cgtgctgccagccatccgagggagctcctcaaggaaggtggagaaaggcaagaggaagcaaagtgctgaagccagactcccagctgtgagccctctcagtaaaagccaggagagggcaggacag gttcagcagagaagtgaaacccagtcaagggtccagtcgggctcatccctagccccagctgggaaagaggaggagagtgctgggaagctgcgtgaagaaaagccttcttttcaggatgtcctccagtactgcctggcaccagatgaggacatgaccatcaatgttttattctcccgaggagaatag